The following DNA comes from Anopheles arabiensis isolate DONGOLA chromosome 3, AaraD3, whole genome shotgun sequence.
GATTGTGTATTTAGTAAAATAGAAACCAAACAAGTATTACAAGACTTTGGTATAAAAATCTCATTTCAATTCCAAATACTCGCTTTCTGTTTTAGTACAAAGCACAGATTGGAACTTCAGGTTGCAGCTCATAAAAGGCGGGAAGCTACCACTGTAGATGCTGCAGGGCTAATGCATATttaatgtaatattttatcCCAGGATCAAGGGGCAAGGTCAGAGTCAGCAGAACGGCACGTCGTCAAAACATCGTAACGAAACCAAGCTCTGCAAGGGCAGCTTGTAGCGAAAGGTGTTTGCAtcgttgtattgttttttttattaagttAATTTTATCCTCCGGAACATGGATAATTCCATCTTTGTGGTCTAATTTTGGAGGGCTTATTGCGGTGTCGTTAAATCCATGACGTTGTTGTAAAGCTTGTAGGGAAAGCTATAGGTTTTATTCATtgataatgtttgttttttttaacaccgTGTTATCTTCGAAGGTATTTTATTATCACATTCGACCATATCAGCAGCAATTCTAAAGAATGATTGGTTGCGGTTAAATGGGGAAAATTACACATTACCACATTTTAAAAGTAGTAATAAATATATCGATCATTCAAGCAGCCATATTTTATTACCAATGACGCACCAATATTATAAAAGTTATAACTGTGTTCCATTTTATAATTCTCTCGTGGAAAGAACTTAGTGTTCTGGTGCAGGTGTCTCCGGCTCGGGTGTGGGTTCCTCTGTGGGTTCGGGTGTAGCACCCACGTTAGGTGGTACTGGGGCTTCCTCTGCGACCGGAATCAAATTGCCATTGCAAGTCTGTTCAAGCTGTAGCAATCCCAGCTGCAGCGCGGACCTCAACATCTGCTCGCCCAACGTCATGCAGTTGATGTAGTTCAGGCGAATGTTCTCCAGCATGTTGGAGAGCCCAGCGACAGCATCAAGCACTTCGCTACCGATGTGCGTTGGGTAATCCTCTAGCCGGAACACGCGGTTCTCCAGCTTCGAGATGATGCGCTGAGGATCGAAAAACACATTCTCGTCGCGGAACTCCTCAAACAGTCCGACACCGACGTAACGCGCCTCGTCCGTGTCTAGCAGCTCGTAGAAAGCTTTTACGGTTGTTACGAGGGAATCACCGGCGTTGGTAATACAGGTACTGTAGGACACACCGGCCAGGTTCATGTTAACCTCAGCACTCTGGCGAAGGAAGCTCAGACACTGCTGATTGACGGAAAGCGGTTGGCCATTGATCTGGGTTATCAAATCCTGCTCCTGCCTGATGGAGGTCGCGAGGTAGTTACTCTTGATCATAATGATGTCTCTGTGGAATTCGTCGATTCGTGCAGAGCTCGCCATACGTGCATCCGCCACCTGGTTGATCACATAGTCCTGGATTTGACGGTACATCGGGTACACTTGGTACATTTTATCGATCACAGCCACCGTTAGTGGACGCTGGGCCCAAGCAACCTGCAAAGCAtcatgtttggaaaaatgttacaaaactAAAGTTTAACTCAATTTCTTGCCACTCAAAGTACTTACGCTTGCAAAAAGCACCACCAAAAGAAGCttcattttgaatgttttaaaatctCGTCAACAACCTGTTGCTTCTAGGAATGGATATCTGTGAATAACTTTCTCAGTCTAGTGAAACAGGCGCTTTATACGGTGCCGTAGGTTTAGAGATTCGGCATCCAAATCAACAACTTTATCGTTTACGAATTATCGTGCGCTTATCAATTTGGGTTTAATCTTtgcattttagatttttattgactgataaaacaaaaaccagtcGCGAAAGGTGTTTTGCAGTCACAACACCACGATGTTACAGCTTTCGATACACGGATTATTTACAATTGCACACGGTCATGCTCGAGCATGCTCTGCCCTCACTGGAGACCTGGTCACGGATGTCTGCTAATCCAAAGGCAGGAAGTCGCGGATTACAACGTTTGCAAGAGTGAGAGTATGAGGTTTGCAAATCAATTCCTGATATTTGGACGGCAATGTTGCGACATCTTTATGGCAATGTCTTGCACTCGTTGCCAGGGTGCTCTGAAAATGGACTGTTTTAGCGCTATTGCTAAAGataaatggaacaaaaacaataattcaCTCAGTGAGGACACAGACCAAACTCAATTTTACAATATCTTCTCGATAGCTTGCTTTCTTCTATCAAGGGAAGCCGCACACTCACGCCCAATtgtaaaaatcaatcaatcacaaTTTTTGAATTATGCGCCAACATGTGTGCCTGCATATGTCGACCTTCGGCACATTTCCAACAAGGTGCGAAAGGTGTAAAGAACGCATGTATGGTAGAATTTTTCGCAAGTAGGTGGGTTCAAACCCGGTGTGGCTTTAGGTCCAGCGGGAATCCACCTGAAAGCGTGGAAAGTTTCAGTTGCTAACGGCTGAaggcaaaaacagcaaaaaagatcAAATGGAACTTTTGTAAACTTTGTTTCGCTTCACATGATGGATCTCTATTTTTTCTGAAAGCCTATTTatgcatcaccatcatcaagcATCACCTATATGTAGAAGACTTCAAAgcattttccttttatttatgACAGCTGCCTGTTGGTTAGTATAAAATTCAATGATACAGGGAATCAAATTTCGGTGCTCCTTAAAGCGCTCTCTATCTACGCAGCCACTGTCGTCGTGGGAATAGGTTCCTCTAGCTGGCCCAGGCACACCTGAGCAACCTGAGTGCGGGCAATCTCCAGCACACTTCGGAGCAGTTGCATACCATCCTCTAGACATTCGTCGTAGCCCGTCTTTACCTCCTTTAGCTCCTGCTCGAACTCGACTATCATATCGAACAGCTCGGTGGCGATAAAGGTCGGATTTTCGCGAAGTTCCTCCAACTTTTCGGACAACTTTTTCATCAGCTCTGCCGGAGCGTGGAAAATGTTCTCTCCTCGAAACACCCCAAACAGTCCACTGCCCGTATACTGTGATTCGTCCTGCTGAATCGTCTTGTAAAACTCCGACACAATACCAGCCAACGAATCGTCCACCCGTACGATACAGTTAGTGTACGAAACGCCAACCAGGTTCACGTTCATATCGACGCTGCTGCGCACAAATCCGAGACACGTTCGATCCACTGTTTCCGGCTGCCGATCGAGAATCATCAACACACCCAGCTCCTCTTCGATCGTGTTGCTTACGTACTGATCTTTTGAGGTAAGGACATCGGTATGGAAGTTAAAGATAACTTGGGAGCTGTTCAGCCGTGCCTCTGTCAGCTGGTTGATGGCGTAGTCCTGAATTTCTCGGTAGCGCGGTTGCAGCTCCTTCAGCGCGCTCATCACTTCGAGCGAAGGTTCTCGCTGGGCTAGGGCCAATCCAAACAACGGAactagcaaaacaaacactgcCTTTACCGACATTTTGAACTGAAGTGAATTTGTGCGCAAGGAAACTGATAAAGCGTTATGGTGAGCGTTCGATGATGTCTACTTGGATTATAATGCGTTCATCATCGTTCTACAGTTCATTTTATAGTCAAATATCGGACATCTCAGTTGGCCTATCGTGCATTATTCAATTCCCATGGAATTGAATTTCTTTGTGCAATATTCAATCAATGCAATCAGTTGTATTCAGATGCAACGACTTATCAGGATGACAGAGTTATCAATTCATCAGACGCAGATCGGACAGGTGGGCTTGGTTTCTGGGTCAATTTGTACTTCCGTATCGCTCCTTGCTGTCATGTGGGATTTGCAATTTGACACGTGCAATCTTAAGGAAGGTCTAGTTGATTCACACGCTCCGGCTTCAGTTCAATAACACCCCCACCAtctttgtgtgtgtcagtTGCAATTAGCTCAGATCTCCCTTCTGGATTGTTTTGAAATCATGTACGATTGCAAGGATATTGGAACGTAAGTGCAGTGGGAGGTCCCATGCAATGGTGGTGGCTTTACTCTAACACCGCGGCAAGTGTCGCGATAAGCGATAAGGTAGCCAAGCCAATTGTGTAAATCACCGGAACTAGGCTGGCCGTCGTCGTGATTCACAATCGGAGGGATCTTGAAGTCTGTACCGTTCTCGGTCGTGGTGAGATTTGCGGTTTGATAGCAGATCTAAGTGAGGGAGGTTGAGCTTATCAGTCAGACTAAACCGCGTAGTCGAGGTTCCAGGAAATTCcaggaaaatgtttttttcttattcatgCTATAATTACAAAACCATATCAAAcaatttatatatttaaattgCTTTTTGTCATATAATCAAATGTCGCTTTGtacttaagaaaaaaaagtaacaagATAAGAAAGCTTATTATGCACACTTATTCCAGCACCAGGTTTTACATGGTTTCATAACATGTTGCAGAATAAAGCCAAAACAAAGCTGGCTATCATCTGAGCTCGTACTTGCATTCCACAAGGTCTGAATCCTGCTACGTCCTCTACTGCACCGTGGATAGTTTGACGGTGTCGCAGACTTTTGAATTCTGGGTCATTGTAAATTACTTCGTCTTCTGTACTTCTCAGCATGTACCGTTTGTGTGCTGACCAGCTCCGCCATCCGTGAAACGTGGAACCGGAGCCCCACAAAGCCCCAACGACTGATGCCAAAGTATCGCAGCAACGATGAGCGCGGAGAGCCCGACAAGCACATTGCTGTGAAATTGGGAAAGTTTGCACCATGAACCGAAATTCTTGCACGGCAAAAAGAGGCCGGAAAAACACGTAGAAATAAACAAggcagaaggaagaaaaatctaagtacaaaaaactgacCCAAACCCGACACACCAGTACCCGCAGTGGTGTCATTTGAGGTGCTTCTTCTTCGAGTTTGTTTGAGCAGCTTGAGTCAACTTTCAGTTACAGCCGGAGAAAATTGTCTGGATGAGTGAGGGGTATCATGAAGCAAAGTTGTGGTTTGCGGTGGTGATGTTGAGTCGTTGGGATGATTGTTTTTCTAGTTTACGTTTGTTTGTTAGGGGCGTAGTGTATGAATCCAACATTGAGGATGAGCGTTGAAGCTCGAGATAattgataaaaacaaatgtctatgcgaatttattttcaatcagTTGGGAAATGTAgatttttgagaaaaaaataagtgttttttttaacgtaAATGTTTTTCTTACGATATATCCTAGATATGCTATCAATACATATAGCTTTGAGCAACATTTTAGTTATGAAATGTAATTGTTTTGGCATACAGAACAGAACGACATATCAACATCTATCACGAAGACAATCAGAATCAAGAACATGACACGTCGAATAACAAACCGTACGTTCTAGGATTCCTACGCTTCGCAGACACACGTATCAGGTTCGACTCTACAGCCACTTCAAACTGCACATGCGGCAACTGAACAACGTACAGCACTCGGCTGCACTATAACTTTTACCGCAACAATCGATTGAGCAAATACGATAAAACATATCGTAAACTCTTGACTGTGATATGATTGTTTCATAGTGCCGGGATTCCACGAATCGCTCTACGATTGCGCGCTACTTTCGGCACTGAATGGCAACAAATCTTATTACTCCGTAGCCCGGAACGACGGCTTGTAACGTGAGCCCACTCCACATTCTACTTATACCGGTTAGAGAGAGTCATTTATAGATTAGAATTAAAAAGCACCGATTGAACAGACATACAAGATTAAGGTGGCAGTAAAGTGGCGCTCTCTGATTTAGTACATCCCCGTTTTCAATTGGATGAAGAGTGTTTGTTAATAGGAAGATGACATCTCTCGTGCCGGTCAAACACTGGCATAAAGGTGTCTAAAGCAATCTATTGATAGGCAGTGATCTAATCTGACCGAGTTAGATTCGATGCGATCGGTTATCGTGATATGTGACACTTTCGCGTGTCGACACCTTGCTATCGATTTTCTGACCATATGCTCTCGCCCAGACCCGATGGAGCATCAATCATGCTCCACTTAACTTCTAATTATGCAAAAGTgcaattcctttttttcctacgTCACCCTTATCGCCTAACTATAGCAATTCGATAACGGAGTTATCTTCTCGATCCGAGGGAAAACTTCTTCCCGTGTCTGCAAAACCTTACGACATTTCGACGATTTCGAGGCGTGTGACAGTTGATTAGAATTCCACGTCAGTGTGTGGCAAAGGAAAGGTAGGAAGGCAATGAGGCTTGCATACACTAGCACGGTGGCCATCGCGCGTGGACAGTACTCGAAGGGCTACTATGCGCCAAACGCACGCGATAGTAGAGGATGATGAAGTACTTGAAACCTAATTCCAAGTTGGTATAAAAACTTCGAAGCTTTCTGAACTCGACCAACAGTACCAGCCAGACAGGAGGTGTAATAGCAACTCGTTACGCTAGCGATCGACCACAAGGCATCACTACATAAATTTCAGAATGAAAGCCTTCACCTTTACGGTTGCCTTATTCATGGGCGTTCTCAGTGTaagtttttcttcattccatTTCTGAACGAACTAGATACAAATCGTTAAACGCTTTTTTGCTCCTCGGTACAGGTTTCGTTAGCACAACGTGAAACATCTCTTAGAGTCATCGATGCGCTACGCGACCTCCACCCTGCTTACAAGCAGCTGCGCGATGTCGTCGTCCAGGCAGTGGCCGGAGCGAAACTGAACAGCTCAGAAGTGATCTTCAAGTTCAACATAGACATTGCATCGCGCAAAGAATCGTTCATGCAAACCGCCATCAAGACAGAAGCGAACGTATTACGGCAGGTAAACGGACAGAGCATCAACATCGATACTAGTTGTCTCGGGTTTTTGCGCCAAAGCATCGACGTGAACATGAATCTTGCGGGTGTGTCCTTCACCAACTGCCTGAACAACGTTGATGCTTCGCTTGCATCAGAAATCACGCGCGTGTACGCTGAGCTACAAGTGAACGAAACATCATTCGTGAATCTGAGCGTGTACGATGTGTTCCGTGGGCAGAACGTGTTCGTAAACCCGCAAACCATTGTCGATCGGTTGGTGGAGAAGCTGTCCTCGCTGCAGCAGGCTCCGACCGAATTGACCGAGGAGCTGACCCTTCTGGTTGAAGCGTTCGAGGGTCGGCTGGGTGAGGTTCGGGCGGCTTACACCAGTTGCCTGACGATGAACGACCAGCTGCTACAGACCACACTTGGCACGGTGCTTACGCAACTGCAACAAATCTGTCTCGGATCGTTACTGCCGGCTGCTTCTACCTCGGAACCAACGGAGGAAACTGAGCAAACGGAACAAACAGACCAAACCGAGCAAACGGAAGCAACAGAAGAGACAGAATCTACCGAACCGGCATCGGAACCAGCGCCCGAGATTCCAACCGAAACGGAAGTGCCTCCCACTGAAGTGGCTGAACCGGAACCACCTACTCCAGGTGTAGTTTATAGAAATGCATTGTAAGGGGAACAAATGTTCATCGAAATTGACCAATAATAGTAAAGAATTGTGTTGTTTAGTCTAAATACtttctttgatttttattacCCAAACAACCATAACACTCTTCGATCTGCCTTCAAAACCATTAGAAGTTTGGCTCTCGGTGACTTTTTGagaatcgaatcgaatctcTGATAGGATGAGATTAGAATATCCTAGAGATCCTTAAGCCATTCCATCATTTAAATATACATAGGTTTGTAAGCTCTACatcgattgtttttgttgagaATTCGCTAAGAGATTTGAGATTGAGATTATCAATGCTAGAGTGGAGCAGTAGTAATACACTTGACATACTCTATCAATAAGTATGCCAAGACTGTAACATTGTACGTAGCGAAACGTCTTTTAACGATACGCAACGATACAGCACGTGCCAAGTGCTTtcgcaacaataaaaaaggttTTAATTGTGTGATTTTTGAAGCTGCTGAAcgaaaacagcaaacattGTAGAATaatcaatcataataaagGTTTAACTGACATCTATAAATTTTCaatgggccggtctggtggtacagtcgtcaactcgtacgacttaacaacatgcccgtcatgggttcaagtcccgaatagaccgtgtccccatacgtaggactgactatcctgctatggtaacaataagtaactgaaagccaagctcacttcactagtgggtacagggaGGCCTTCACGGACAGCGGTTgctgtgccaaagaagaataaaaataaaagttaaaTATTGCGCTTAAAACTATTGTTTACTATTGATGTATGTTTTTGTAGTATAAAAAAGAAGCGTGTGTTAACATAAGTTTCGTATGACATCATGCATTCCGACTAAAAGTGCATCGTAATGATATGCGCtcgatttaaaaataaatatgacCTCTACTTGCAACAACCTCAACCGTGCATCACGCCACACCATGATTGATACATTCAATTCGATGATTGAACGTTGTTTTCCGCTTTATCGATCAACTTTGCATActtgtttggtgttttgttgATCATAGCAAGCGATGATTTGGGTTACACCACTCGGAAATTGCTTGTGCAGTTGGGAAAAATACCCTTCTTCAAGTACGCAATAAAATTCCTTAACTTTTTCCGAAACTTCCTTTTCAATTATCGTTATTTCGTCGAGTTCTATAACCGTGCAGTTTATCGCTAATTCTACCTCACGATACCATCAGCTTGCCTCAGAGATAAGGGGAGCTGTTGATCACTTGAACTTGACTTTTGAGATAATAAAAACCAAGCAGCCCCGCGTTACGGCTATATAAAACAACTGAACGCAGCCCCCTGTTGGTTCATTCACTTATTGCCACTGGAAGAAGGCAGACCAGCTGAAACAAACATTCGGCTGAGGGTGTAAAACTGCAAGACAAAATGAAGGGACTGCTTCTGCTAGCAGCCTTGTTGTCGGTAGCCATATCGGTGAGTAGAACCACTTCACTTCTAAAACAGCTGATGAAATGTGAGGTCTGTTCCCTCTTCTTATCGTAGGCCACCGTTGCTGATCGGGCAGAGACGCTCAATCTCTTCAACCAGTTAAAGCGCGTGAAGAAGGGTCGCATGCTTGGTGCTGATGAGGACTTTGTATCGCTCGTCCAGTCACAGCTATTGCTGGCCGAAGAAGAGTACGTCCGCTCGTCCATAAATGGGGAGTCGTCGATTCTGCAGGAGCTGTCCACCGCGGAAGCACAGGCAAGTGGCCCGAACTGTGTAGACTTTATCCGCCAGAAGACGGCACTGATGCTGAATCTAGCTGGTGTATCGTATGCGTCCTGCCTGAGCCGTGTCGATGATGCGTTGTTTGAAAAGCTGTACGATGCAACGAATGGTGTGGTATCGCGCGAACAGTACGATCAGGCCAACATGCTTAACGCTTTCCGGGGTGAGAACATCTTTGTGGACATGGACCGTATTCGGGGCAAGCTGCAGGAGCGAATGCGTGCCACGTTCAAGCTGCCGACGTTGACTGCGGAATTGTTGCAGGAAATTCGCAGTGAGCTGGGTGAGGTGAAAGAACAGTTTGCAGAGTGCATGAGGGTGGCACGGGCCACACTGGATACTTCGCTCGAAGGCACTTCGAAGCAGTACAAGCATGTGTGTGCGAAAAAGCTGGAGTAAGgtgtgaagtttttttttttacttttatcacTGCTTGGTTCTTCGAATGTAATAAATTATTCTAAAAATCCAGCCACAAGGATTAACTGGAATGTATGTGTAGTGAAGTTTGGTGTATCATACAAAATGACAAATATtgcgaataaataaaatgataaatttgATATGacaaaaatatctaaaatgtATCTAAGCGAATATGGATATATTCATGTACTTCGTGAAATTCATATTTTCACCCACGATAAGCTCGATAATTAAAGCGTGTTATCACACTTTACTGTATTCAAAACCCTCATTTATACCTCTTTAAAATGCGTTGAGAATGATAGATATATAACAGTATGTTTTTGGGGGGTCGTTATCTAAGACACTGAAAcacggcaacaacaaaaatgaaatatgacAAATATACATTAATGAAATACTTCCGGCTAAATGCTTCTGAATGGTTTGTTATACGCACCATCTCATGTGTTTTTTCCACAAATGATCACGCGActcaagcaaaacaaaaccagaaaaTTTCAGAAAGAAGATGAATGCTTCCGTACGAATTTACTTCCCCTCTTTTGTAGCAGCTCATACTGTGACTAAAATAAACAGTAAACACAGTTAAATACGCCCAAATATTAATCTTATGTACACACAGACCTCGTTTTCTATTCGTGTGTGTTGAGCCCGTATAAAAGATCATCTCTTATCCAGTCTGCTCATTTAGTGTGTTATTCATACTGTGCCTAAAGTTAAACCATGAAGAGCATCATCGTGCTACTGGCCATTGCTGGTATCGCTGCCGCCGGTCGCCCGGACACGGAAAAGGTCATCCAGACGTTTAAGGAGATCGCTCCATTGTACAAACCTTCTATACAGAAAGCGCAAATCATCATCAATGCGATCAAAGCCAACGCGACCAACCAGCTGGCTGAGCTTCATCTAACCATTATCGGCAAAAAGGAGCAATACGTACAGCAGGTAATTGGGCGCGAGGAATACATCCTGCAGCAAATTGGAGCGCAACGTAAAGCAGACCAGGTGTGTATGGGCTTCGTACGTACGAGTAGTGAGATGACCGTCAACCTAGCCGGTGTGTCATTTACCAACTGCATCAATGCTGCGGATGATGCGATCAAAACCAAGCTGGAAGAGTACTACTCATATCTGGG
Coding sequences within:
- the LOC120900336 gene encoding uncharacterized protein LOC120900336; this encodes MKGLLLLAALLSVAISATVADRAETLNLFNQLKRVKKGRMLGADEDFVSLVQSQLLLAEEEYVRSSINGESSILQELSTAEAQASGPNCVDFIRQKTALMLNLAGVSYASCLSRVDDALFEKLYDATNGVVSREQYDQANMLNAFRGENIFVDMDRIRGKLQERMRATFKLPTLTAELLQEIRSELGEVKEQFAECMRVARATLDTSLEGTSKQYKHVCAKKLE
- the LOC120900332 gene encoding uncharacterized protein LOC120900332, with product MKAFTFTVALFMGVLSVSLAQRETSLRVIDALRDLHPAYKQLRDVVVQAVAGAKLNSSEVIFKFNIDIASRKESFMQTAIKTEANVLRQVNGQSINIDTSCLGFLRQSIDVNMNLAGVSFTNCLNNVDASLASEITRVYAELQVNETSFVNLSVYDVFRGQNVFVNPQTIVDRLVEKLSSLQQAPTELTEELTLLVEAFEGRLGEVRAAYTSCLTMNDQLLQTTLGTVLTQLQQICLGSLLPAASTSEPTEETEQTEQTDQTEQTEATEETESTEPASEPAPEIPTETEVPPTEVAEPEPPTPGVVYRNAL
- the LOC120900333 gene encoding uncharacterized protein LOC120900333, translating into MKLLLVVLFASVAWAQRPLTVAVIDKMYQVYPMYRQIQDYVINQVADARMASSARIDEFHRDIIMIKSNYLATSIRQEQDLITQINGQPLSVNQQCLSFLRQSAEVNMNLAGVSYSTCITNAGDSLVTTVKAFYELLDTDEARYVGVGLFEEFRDENVFFDPQRIISKLENRVFRLEDYPTHIGSEVLDAVAGLSNMLENIRLNYINCMTLGEQMLRSALQLGLLQLEQTCNGNLIPVAEEAPVPPNVGATPEPTEEPTPEPETPAPEH
- the LOC120900334 gene encoding uncharacterized protein LOC120900334 produces the protein MKSIIVLLAIAGIAAAGRPDTEKVIQTFKEIAPLYKPSIQKAQIIINAIKANATNQLAELHLTIIGKKEQYVQQVIGREEYILQQIGAQRKADQVCMGFVRTSSEMTVNLAGVSFTNCINAADDAIKTKLEEYYSYLGDYEQQLSLLRLLDVFRGENVFHSPQPILARLNEKMEALRNSSSLITDVEVQFMIDQVTQDMVGIQDAYGICMENAYALLGQGLNMCELQLTMICGAALTCEIGKGMGNLCTSQ